In Thermomicrobiales bacterium, the genomic stretch TAGCCATCGGCAGCGGATGGGCCGCCTGTGACGGTCAGGAGATCTCCGGTCTTGAGCACGGCGACCACGGAGTTGCTGATGCCGGCCGCGCTGCGCAGATTGGCAGGTCCGTCCACGACCACCGCGCGATCGCCTGCGGCGAAGTCCCCATTGGGAGACGGGTTCGTGCCGGGAGTCGCCGTTGGAGACGGATTTGGCTGATTCACCTTCTGGAGGAAATCGGCCGCGACCCAGCCAGTGGCGCTCTCGGCGGTTTGCACCTGGTACCAGGTGTAGCCGTTGCCGGCCGAGGGGGCGCTCAGGATGGTGAGCACGGCTTCCTGGGGAATGGACTGGATCACCGGGGCACTGGTGCCGGCGGCGGATCGGAGATTGATCGGTCCGTCGAACACGAAGACCTGATCGCCGATCGCGAAGGTGGCATTGGCGTCGGGCACGATCTGGAGGGCATCGACGATGACCCAGCCGGTCTGCCCGGATGACGAGGTGACCTGATACCAGTTGTAGCCATTGGCGGCGACCGGTCCGGAAACGATGGTGAGTTGCGTGCCGATTGCGAGCGAACCGAGCGAGCTGGAAGAGGTGCCGGCGGCCGAGCGCAGGTTGAGCGGACCTTCGGCGACGACCACTTGATCGCCGGGAACGAAGACATCTCCGGTATCGGCAGGCGCAACGGATTCGTCCGCGGCGGAATCGACCGGTTCATCCACAGCGCTGTCGTCAACCGACGGAGCCTCAGCGGGAGGTGGAGCGGTGGTGGCGGTTGGCGAAGGGCGCAGCCCGGCAGTCGGTTGCGGAGTGACCTCGGAAAGCTCCTCGGTCGCAGCCGGTTCCGCTGGAGGATCGGCGGTGGTGTTCTCGGTGGCGGGAGGCTCGATCACGGGTGCGTCGGCAGACATCAGGAGGTACATGTCGAGCGAGGCGGAAGGGCTGGCCGCGCTGGTGGTGAAGCGATAGTCGAAGGATGCGGATTGCCCGGAGGCGACGCCTTCGCCCTGGACCAGGAAGGCGGACGTGCCGTCGGGCAGAGTGCTGTGCTTGAAGCCCCATTCATCGGTCGCGGAGCCGGAGGACGTGGTGGTCCAGCGGAAGGTGTTGCCGTCCAGCACGGCGTCGCTGATGGTGAGCGGAGCGATGGCGCCGTTGATGGCCGTCAGGATGACATCGACCCCACTGGTGATGGGGATGCAGTCGTCGGGGACCATGGCCTGGAGGGTGACGCCCGGAGGGCAACGATAGACATCGAGCGCGATCGTGCGCGTGGTGTTGTCCTGGGCAGCGGCCGGCATCGATCCGGCGAGCGGCGTGACAAGCAGTCCAGCCAAGAGTGCCACAATGGCAACGATGTGTCGTAGTCGCATTTGCATGCGGAAGCCCCCATTCCGTCGTCTGGCAGCGCCCTTCATCGCTGTCAGGGGCCATTATACGCACGTACACCTGTTTTGGGAACCCTGCAAAGCGGGAAATCCCCGCGTTCGTACGCGGGTAATTGTGCCTTTGCGGTCAAGATGGCCGATCAGAGTGACAGGCAGGCATCGGCTGGTCTGGCGGAACGATCGGGCGAATGACGTGTTGTGACCGTGAGGCGCGATTCCCCTCGCCATGCTCTGCTGGAGGGCATCAATTGGGGCTATGCGGGCGAACTCACGCCGAATGCAGCCCGTCTCTCCAACGGAGAGACGGGCTGCTGGCAGCTGCGGAAGGAATGTCAGGCGAGATAGGAATCGTAGGCCCAGCCGGCGGCGGAGCCATCGACCAGTTCGACGTAGCGGAATCCATTGCTCAGCTGGTCAGAAGGCCACACCATGGTTCCAGCGGGCATGACCCTGAGGACAGGCGCCGAGAGCGATGCGGACGACCGCAGGTTGAGCGCCGAGGTGACGCGCAGTTGCCCGATCGGGCCGCCATTGCCTTCGCCATCGCCCCCTCCACCCGAGAGATAGTCGAGCGAGACCCATCCGAGCTGCTGGGCGTAGCCAACGAGCTGGAAGTTGCCCTGGAAGCTGTCGAAGACTTCGACGCTCGTCCCTTGCGGGAGCGTGCGAATGACGGAATATCCGGTGCTGGGACCGCTGCGCATGTTCACATAGGCAGACGTGGTCTTGTAGCCGAGGCTTTGCGGAATGTCGGAGCTTCCTCCATTGCCGGTGGCAACGTAGTCGGCATGCACCCAGCCGATCGTGCCCTGATTCGAGACTTTCATGAATCCGTAGCTTTCCGGACCGACAGCCTGGAGCGGCGATTGGGGTGGAAGGACCCGGATGACGCCGTAGTCGGCGCCAGGACCAGTGCGGAAGTTGACGTAGTCGGTGGTGCGATAGAAGCCGGATGCGGCCGCGGCGACTTCCTCGTCCTGGGCGGATGCGTTCGAGCCGAGGAGGGGCAGAGCGGCGACAGCAGTCGCGGCGGCGGACGAGCGCAGGAAGGCACGCCGGGAGAGATTGGATGAAATGGTTTCCATGATGGTTTTCCTCTTATCGAATGAAACGATTAGCAACACGATGACGAACTTTTGGGTAGCAACGGGATCACCCACGCGACGATGGGGGCGGGGCGTTCCGGAATCGGGCGGTCGTGGCATAGGCCCCGGCGAGACGGCAGGGACGCTCCTTGCAACGACCGGTGGTTGGCGATGGCGGATCCTTTCATGTCCGGGCGATTCGGGTATCGCCTCACTGAAGCTGAGTGTGGCAGCGGGGACCGGGATTGTCTCTCGGTAGGATGCAGTAATTCTTCATAAGAAGGTGCGGATTGGTAGATCGACGTAGAAGGCACGCAGCACGCGGTAGGCAGCAGGCAGAACGATCGGGGTCTTGCTCGGCGTTCAGGGGCGATAGGCGGCGATGAGGGTGTGTCCGGCGCGCGCCCAGGGGATATCGATGCGGGTGTAGCCGGTCTGACGGAGCCAGTCGATCTGGTCGACGAGGGGGGAGGGGAAGTCCATTTCGAGGTCGGGCCAGGTGTAGATATTCCAGTGATCGTCGCGAAAGAACTCCCAGGAGGCCGGACTGCCGGAGAGCTCGCGCGATTGACGTTCGACATCCTCGTCCCAGGCGCGGGCGGCATGGCGCAGGGCGGCGGGGCTGGCTGGTTCGACCAGATCGGCTATGAGGAGCGCGCCGCCGGGGGAAAGGTGGCTGTGCAGATCGGCGAAGAGGCCGCGCTTGGCAGTTCCCTTCAGATGATGGATCGCAAGGGAGGAAACGATGGCGCGCAGGTCGTTCGGGAGATTTGCGCGCCAGTTGGTGTCGAGTAGTTCGAACGCGCGGGTTTCCCAGCGGCCAGGATAGGGAGCCAGCGATCGGGCGGTTTCGGCACGCATCTCGACGGAACCGTCGAGCGCGAGGATGGACGCGTTGGGGTATCGCTCCAGGATGGCGGCTGAGAGCCAACCGGCGCCGGACGCGAGTTCGACGACCTGGAAGGCCTCGTCGCGTTCGGCCGGGATCAGATCGAGGAACGCGTCCCGCAGTTCATCGCGGCGAGGGGTGAAGACCTTGCCCTGGTCGATGAAGATCTTCGATTCGTCCTCGTTCCAGTTTCGTTCGGTCATGGTTTGCGATCGCCCCTGTCAGCGTCGAACGACACGGCTGGAGAAGCGGCTTCCCCTTCTTGCTTTCGACTCTTTGCCGTCTTCCAATGGTACGCGCAAGGAGGGACTTGTGATGTGTCAACGGGCCGGGATCGACTCGGGGCTTAGGGGCGGAGATGGGCCACCCGGCCAGGGCGTGAGCGTGCGTTCTGGCCGGGTGGGTAAGCGCGAGGGGCTGTCGTCAGGCGGTGACGTCGATCATCACGCGCTGGACGGCGTTGTATTGGTAGCCGAGCTGGTTCCATTGAGCGACGCCCGGTTGTGAGGTGGCGCGGTCGTCGGTGGCGCGGGTGAGCAGCCCGGTTGGTCCCGGGGTGGCGTCCCATAGGTATTCGAAATGCGCCCATGAGTGCTCGCCGCTCGAATCGGTGATGGTGGCGTCGTTCCAGGTCACGCCGTTGTCGGTCGAGACCTCGACTTTGGCGATGGCGCCAAGTCCGGACCAGGCGTAGCCGGTGATCGGCACCTGGCCGGCTTTCACCTGGGAGTCGTAGGCGGGCGTCCAGATGGCAGACGACACCGGCATCTCACGGACCGGCCGGAGCACCTCATTCTGAGCAGTGATGACGATGTAGTTGCCGACGTTGAAATCGCCCTGGAAGGTGGTATCGAGCACAGTGAGGCCGATGATCCATTTGGTGGAGGCGATGCCACCCCAGCCGGGGACGAAGAGGCGCACCGGCCCACCATGAGGCGCGGGGAGCTCTTCGCCGTTCATTTGCAGAACCAGCATGGTGTCGGCGCCCATGGCGACGTCGATCGGCAGCCCACGTTGCATCTCGGGGAAATCACCCCCCTGGGAGACGACATCGATGGCGCCGTCCTTGACCCCGGCCTGATCGAGGACGACGTGGAGCGGCACACCGGTCCATTCGGCGTTGCCGATGGCGTCATTGCGCCATTGACCGCCCTTGGCGGTGGGATTGAAGAAGCCGCGACCGTTGCCAGAGCATTCGAGGAATGACTGGTAGGTCTGCATCGGCATCCCTCGCAGGTCGTCCAGGGTGAGCTGAAGCGGGGTATCGACATGACCGCCCACCGTGAGCGTGTACTTCGACGGATCGTCGAGTTGGGCCGATGGTCCGTGCGATCGGATGAAGAAGGCGTCGTTGGCAACGTCGAAGTCGGTCACCAGTTCCGGCGGGGTGCCAAAGTTGAATCCTCCGTGCGCGATCAGCGGTTGATCGACACCAATCGACGCGAGGGATTTGGCCGGGTCGTCGTTGGGGGGAATGATCGTGAACGGGCTGGTGAGCTCGGGCAGCGCTGCCGCGGAGCCAGCTGTGGGTGTGCCGGCGACCGGGGTGGCGGCATCCTGCGCCCAGGCGCCGTCGGCCACGATCGAGGCGATGACCGGAGCGGCGAATCCTGCGGCGGCAAGGCGTTTCATCAGGGTGCGGCGATCGTAACGCGGGGCGGACGATTCGGTAGCGAGCATCATCTTGGTTGTCCTTTCCGAAGCACGGCTATGAACGATGCGTATCGCTTCTCCAAGCGTTGCACAGCCACGCGCGTTCGGCAGATTCGCGCAGGTGGTTCGGAGCGGAGCGCCGGCAATCGTTCGGAAAGGGTTACGGTCGTCGATGGACGAGCGGCAAGGAACGGTTGGCATCCCTCTCCCGGAGTTGGGAGAGCGTGCTTCTCAGGCAAAGCCGGGATGCGAGAGCACAAGGGACATGAGACAGGAGGACACAGTGGTCCTTCGCTCCGATTGGGCGGGGCAGCCTTGGGAGGTGGTGGCTACGCGGTTCCTCCAGCGAGGGTTTGCTGGGTGGCGCCGTCGAAGAGGTGCATGTGGGGGAGGTCGAGGGTGGCCCAGACGATGTCGTCGGCCTTGATGTGGGTCGAGGGGGGAACGCTGGCGACGATGAGGGCGTCGCCGAGGTAGCCGTGGACGTAGGTGAGGTCGCCAGTCGGTTCGACGGTGTAGACGCGCACGGGGATGGCGCCGTCGCGCTCCTGGGTGTGGAGGTCGATGGCGTTGTGGCGTAGTCCGGCGACGACGGTTCCGGAGCTGGCGGCGCGGGCCATGGCGGCGCGTTTGTCGTCGAGCTGGTACGACCATTTGTCCGCGTTGCGCAGCCAGGTGGTGGTTCCGTCGACTTCGACCGAGGCCGGAAGAAGGTTCATGGCGGGGCTGCCGACGAAACCGGCGACGAAGGTGTTGACCGGGTGGTTGTAGACGGTATCGGGCGCGTCGTATTGCTGGAGGAGCCCGCCGGACATGACGGCCATCTTGTCGGCCATGGTGACGGCTTCCAACTGGTCGTGGGTGACGTAGACGATGGTGGCGTTGAGGTCTTGATGGAAACGTTTGAGCTCGGCGCGCATCTGGACGCGGAGCTTGGCGTCGAGGTTGGAGAGCGGTTCGTCCATCAGGAAGACCTGCGGATTGCGCACGAGGGCGCGGCCGAGGGCGACGCGCTGCTGCTGGCCGCCGGAGAGCTCTTTCGGCCGTCGGTCGAGCAGGGGCTCGATGCTGAGCAGGCGGGCGGTTTCGCGTACGCGTTGGTCGATCTGGGCCTTCGGAGTCTTGCGCATCTGCAGTGGGAAGGCGAGGTTGTTGTAGACGGTCTTGTTGGGATAGAGGGCGTAATTCTGGAAGACCATGGCAATGTCGCGGTCTTTGGGGTCGAGGTCGTTGACCAGCCGCTCGCCGATGTAGATGTTGCCATCGGAGAGCTCGAGCAGGCCGGCGATGAGATTCAGGGTGGTGGTCTTGCCGCAGCCGGATGGACCGACGAGGGCCACGAACTCGCCTTCCTCGACGGTGAGGGAGACATTGTCGACGGCGATGACGTCGCCGTAACGCTTGACGACGTTCTCGAGAATTACGCGGCCCATGGGCGGTTCCCTTTGATACGAGCAGGCGGCATGCAGCAGACAGCATGCAGATCGATTGTCCAGAGTCCGGAGTCTTGTGTCCAAGTAGTGAACGCGTCGTCGAGCAGCACTCGCTGCGGCGAGGAGATCCTTCGCTGGCGCTCAGGATGACAAGACTGTCTGCTGCGTGCGGTGTGCTGCCTGCTCATTGCTTGACGGCGCCTTCGGTGAGGGCGCGGACGAAGTATTTCTGCAGGACCATGAACATGATGACGACTGGGACGCTCATGAGGAAGGCGGCGGCCATGAGGCCGGGCCAGTTGGCGACGTATTCCGAGAAGAAGCGCTGCAGACCAACCGGGACGGTGAGTTTCTGGTCGTCGGTGATGAAGGTGAGCGCGTAGACGTATTCGTTCCAGGCGAGGATGAAGCTGTAGATCGCGGTGGCGACGATGCCAGGCGCCGACAGCGGCATGACGACTTTGATGAATGCCTGGAAGCGAGTGGCGCCATCGATGCGGGCGGCTTGTTCCAGTTGGACGGGTATGTTGTCGTAGAAGCCTTTCAGCAGCCAGATCGAGAGCGGAAGACCGAACGTGAGATAGGTGATGATGAGGGAGAGGTAGCTGTTCACCAGATGCAGGTTGCGCATGAGGATGAAGAGCGGAATCAGGAAGATGACCGCCGGGAACATGTTGCGCAGCAGCACCCCATAGAAGAGGGCGTTCTTCCCAGGGAAGCGGAAGCGGGAGAAGGCATAGGCCGCTGGGACCGCCACGCAGACGCCAACAATGGTGGTGGCAGTCGAAACCCAGAGGCTGTTGAGCATGTAGCGCAGGAAGCGGCGGCCGATGTCGTCGTTCGGATCGAGGAGCATTTTGAAGTTGTCCAGCGTTGGATTGGCGGGAATCCAGCGCGGGGGGAACTGGAGCGCGCCGAGCTGGGTCTTGAGCGCGGTAGAGAGCATCCAGGCCAGCGGGACGAGCGTGAAGACCATCAGAAAAAAGAGGAAGATCCAGCCTGCAATGCCCCAGGCATCGAAGCGCTTGCGCGAGCCAGCGGTTCGTTCGTAGTTCGCGCCCATTAGCCCTCCCGTCGCTCATCGCCCCGCGTGAGGGCTTTCACATAGAAGTATCCGAGCGACATCATCACCAGGAAGAGGATCACCGAATAGGCCGAGGCGATGCCGAAGCGGGTGCGCCCAAAGGCCAATTGGTAGATCTGGGTGATCCAGATGTCGGTGGAGCCGGCGGGACCGCCGCCGGTCATGATCCAGACGAGGGTGAACGAGTTCAGGTTCGTCAGCAACAAGAGCAGGACAGTGACGACGGAGACGCTCTTGAGTTGCGGCATGGTGATATGCCAGAAGCGAGCCCAGGCGCCGGCGCCATCGACGCGCGCTGCGCGGTGGAGCTGATCGGGTACGCCCTGGAGCCCGGCCAGCAACATGATCATGGCGAAGGGGAATTCTTTCCAGATGTTGGCGATGATCAATGCGGGGAGGGCGCGGTGGATGTTGTCCAGGATATTGATGTTGTCATCGACGATGTTGAGGCGAACGAGGGTGTCGTTGATGAGCCCGTAGTCGGAGTGATAGAGCCATTTCCAGATGTAGGCGGCGGAGACGTAGCTGATTACCCACGGAATGAGGAGCAGGCCGCGCACCACGCTGCGGCCGCGGAACTCGCGTTGCACCACCAGCGCCGCGCCGAGCCCGATGAGATAGGCGAACGCGGTGGAGAGGATGGTCCACTCCAGCGTGTTCATGGTCACGTTGCGGAAGGAATCGCTTTGCAGGATGCGTTTGTAGTTGTCGAGCCCGACCCAGATCTTGTCTTCCATGGCCAGGTTCGCCGGAGTGGAATAGAAGGAAAGGCGAACCGTGTAGAAGATGGGATAGGCGATGACCACCAGCATGATGCCGAGAGCCGGGATGATGTAGAGGTAGTCGTTCCAATGGCGCGCGATATCGCCGGGCAGCGCGGCAAGCCGGCCGAAGAACCCGGGGCCGGATTTCTTCGGCGGTGGAGGGTCAGCCGTGGGTTGGCCGCCGGTGATCGCGGACATGCGCGGATGGTCCTTTCCGAACGAGGGAGAAGGCGAACCCGGCCGGCGCCGTTGAGATTGCCGTCGCCGGCCGGGTTCTGGTTACGCGATGTTGGCGACTAGAGCCCGTCGCCGCGCAGTTCTTCGATCTTGGCAGCCGCATCGTTGGCGGCGTCCTCGACCGACATCGATTCGGTGAGCGCGTTCTGCAGCATCTCCGGCACGATGATGTTCATGATTTCGGTCGATTCCGGGACCACCGGGAAGGGGATGCCGTAGGGGAGCATGGAGGTGGTCACATCGAGGTTGGGGATCGAATCGAGCCGTTCCTTCATCCAGATGGTCTGGAAGCCGCGGATGTTGGAGGGGTTGGAGCCGACCCAGGCGAGCTTGGTGGACCATTCCGGACCGGTCATGAAGGCGATGAGCGCCCTGGCGGCGTCCAGATCGACATTGCCGCCATCGACCACGGAAGGATCGAAGACGTGGACATTCGATCCGCCGAAGACGACCGCGCGGCGATCGGGGCCTTCCGGCAGGAAGCCATAGCGCATGTTCTCGACGACCTGATCGGCGATCTCTTTGTCCGCGCCGGTGGCAGTGGCGGCGAGATCGTTCATCTTCGCGTACTCGGAGGGATGGGCGATCATCATGCCGAGGGTGCCGGCGATGAATGGCGCCTGATTCTCGGTCTGGGTGTTGGTCAGCGCAGAGGTCGGCACCGACTTGTCGGTGACGTACATCTGATAGTAGGCCTGGAGCGCGGCTTTGGAGCCGTCATTGTTGACCCAGATCTCCTCATAGGTGGGGTTCTCCGCAGCTTCGTCGAGCGCGCCGCCACCATATGCCCACATGGCCGGCATGAAGCGGAACGGGGTGTTGCCGGCATTGACGCGGGCGACGAGACCGTAGCCGTCCTTGCCGGTGTTGTCCTTGATCTGCTTCGAGTACGCGACGAGATCGTCCCACGTGGCCGGCGGCGCATCGGGATCGAGACCGGCCTCCTCGAAGATGGCCGCATTCCAGATGAGGGCCATGGTTTCGTTGTTGGTGGGGACGCCATAGGTCTTGCCGTCATAGGTGACCGACTTCATGGCACCTGGCCAGTATTCCTCGACCGGGTAGCCGGCATCGGCTGGGCCGAATTCCTGAAGCTGGCCCTTGGCGGCGAACTCGACGCCCCAGAGGATCGGCATCTTGGCGACCATCGGCGCGGCATTGCCCAGCGCGGCGGTGCGGATCTGGTCCAGCATGTCGTTATAGGTCAGGCTGGTGATGTTGACCTTGATGTTGGGATAGGTAGCCGCGAATGCTTCCCAAAATTCCTTGTCGATGTCTTTGGTGATTTGCGGTTCGGCATCGGCCGGACCAACGTACCAGTAGGAGACTTCGCCGGCATAGTCGAGCGGCACCACCTTGGCGACCTCGGCGGCGGTATCGACCTCGAGGGTACCGGCTTGCGCCACGATGGTTTCCGGAGTCCATTCGGTTGTGTCGATGGTGCCGTCCTGGGCCAGGGTCAAGGCCGAGGGGAGGAAGGCGGCTCCGGCGCCCGCTGCTGCGCCATATGCGAGGAACTTGCGGCGGTTCAATTCCTTATTGAAGAGTTCGCGATATCGCTGCGTTGACATCTTTGCTCCTTGTTGGCTCAGCAACGAGCCGGGTGCGGTTCGAACAGATCGATCGGAAAACCTGCCGGTAAGCATACCGGGAGTGGACTTCGAGGTGCTCCTTTCGCGCAAGCAGAAACGGCCGATCCGGGCTGATTCGAGAGAGAACGGCGAGATCGAGCACCGGCATCTTCCGGTGCGTAGCGAGACTGGAGGTGCCGTTATACCCATTGCGCTCGCGGGCTGTCAAGCATCGGCAGCAACCTGTGCAACGTGCCTGTTTTTCCGCGAGCGAGGCAATGGCAAATCCCCATCGACCTTGGTTCTCCTGCACGAATAGTGCGCAATGAAGCTGAAGATTTGGCAAGGGAATCACGGCGCCTTGTGGGCATGACGCCAGGGGTTCCGCGCGCTTAGGGGGAACAGGGCCGCTGGGATCAGCATGACACGATTGACGGAGATCGTTTGGGCCGGCACACCTGACAATTACCGGCAGACACGCGCTCGAGCACGAAATGGGGGGACGGAGGCACCGATGGCAAAGAAGCAGACGAAGGCGGAGAAGCCGGACGAGATTCAGCAGATCATCCCGGATGCGTGGCCGAAATATGCGCCGGCGGGAAAGGAGCCGGTGCGGATTCGGGATCTGAACGTGATCCTGACTGCGCCAGACGGCATCCGGCTGGTCATCGTGAAGGTGGAGACGAGCGAGCCGGGGCTCTATGGGCTGGGTTGCGCGACGTTCACCCAGCGGCCTATGGCGGTGGTGGAGGCGATCGAGCACTACATCAAGCCGATGGCGATCGGGCGCGATGTGCATGACATCGAGGACCTTTTTCAGACCGGGTATCTCTCGTCGTACTGGCGCAGCGGGCCGGTGCTGAACAATGCATTGTCGGGGCTCGACATGGCGTTGTGGGACATCAAGGGGAAGCTGGCGGGGATGCCGGTCTACCAGCTTTTCGGTGGCAAGTCACGCCGAGCGGCGAATGTCTACGTGCATGCCTCGGGGAACGATTTTGCTGAGGTGGAGGAATCGGCCAGGGAGTTCTGGGAGCAGGGATATCGCTATATCCGATGCCAGGTGGCGGTACCGAACTCGGCGACGTACGGGGTGTCGGGCAAGAGCATGAAGGCGGCCTACCACCTCGACCCGAAGCAGGAGTCGTGGGATCCGGACGCCTACGCGCGTATCGTGCCGAAGCTGTTCGAGCATATGCGCGCGGCGATGGGCGATGAGGTGGAGTTCCTGCACGATATCCACGAACGGGTGCCGCCGATCACGGCGATTCGCATTGCAAAGGAAGTCGAGCCGTATCGGTTGTTCTTCCTGGAAGACCCGTTCGCGCCGGAGGATAACGGCTATTTCCCATTGCTGCGGCAGCATTCGGCGGTGCCGATCGCGATGGGTGAACTGTATGTGAATCAGGCGGAGTACATCGATCTGGTGAAGGATCGGTTGATCGACTTCATGCGGGTGCATATCTCGGATATCGGCGGATTGACCAACGCGCGCAAGCTGGCGGCGTATTGCGAGTACTTTGGCGTGCGGACGGCCTGGCACGGACCGGGGGATGCCTCGCCGGTGGCGCATGCGGCGAACTTGCAGCTCGACCTGAACACGCCGAACTTCGGTATCCAGGAAGCGTATCTGCCACCAGAGAAGACCCGTGCGGTTTTCCCGGGCACGCCGGAGATACATGACGGCATGATGTGGTCGAACGAGCAGCCGGGCCTGGGGATCGATATCGACGAGAAGCTGGCGGCGAAATATCCCTTCCCGGAGCATTCGATCAATGGGGCGTGGCCGCCGGTTCGGTTGAAAGACGGGACGGTGCAAAGGCCGTAGGTGGGGCGGGGACGGCGGAAGCATCACCCGCTCGGTGCGATTGTGAAGTATGATCGGACCGAACCCAGCGGACCTATTCATATGGAATGTGCGTGTGGTGTCGTTCACGTGGAGTGGCACGTCGCGCGGAGAGGGCAAGGCATGGACGATCGCAGTTTCGATTCGCTTGTGAAGGCAGTTGCTCTCGGGGCGAGCCGCCGCCGCGTGTTGAAGGGGATGCTCGGCCTGGGAGGAGCGGCGCTGGTTGGAAGCGTCGCGATGGAGGGCGACGCGGATGCCGCGCGGCGTCCGACGCCAACACCCAAGCCGATTCGGTGTCCCGGCCGGCAAACCTGGAACGGATCGGAGTGTGTCTGTCCTGATGACGCGCCTTCCAAGTGCGGCCCTGATTGTTGCACCGAAGGTGAGATCACGCCCGGAAGCCCAGGGTACTCCGAGTGTTGCGATAACGCGTGTTGTTTCGGTACGTGTTACGGCGAAGAGCTTTGTTGTCCGACAAATACGCCCGATGGGGGTGGGCTGCCCATAGCGAGTGTTTGCGCCAACGGCGAGTGCTGCCTGTTGCCAAACGTTTGCATCAACGGCGCGTGTGTGCCGTTCTCTGGTTGTGAATCGAATGACGATTGTGGAGACTGCGAAACCTGCAACCCGAGGACGGGCCAATGCAGCTCGTTGTGCACTGCCGATCTTCCCCAGTGCTGCGTCAATGGCTTCGGTGAGTACTGCATTCCGAGTGGAGAAACGTGCTGTTCCAGCGGTTCTGACTGCACGGAACCGTGTTCGTATTGCAACGATGTCGTCAGGTACTGCGTCGACCGATGTGACAATCCCGGCGAGTGTTGTGCCGGCGCGAATGGGGATGACTGCTGCCCGGCCGATCGCTGCGTTCCGGGACAAGGGTGTTGCGCGGAAGGCACGAGCGCGTGTGGTACAGGTTGCTGCGACAACGCCACCGAAACCTGCGATGGAAACGGCAGTTGTGTTTGCAATGCGGGCTTGATCGAGTGCGATGGCGTGTGCATCGATGCGCAATGTTGCGGGAGCGACGAATCGCCGTGTATCGAACTTGGGTACGATCCCGATTGCGTCGCGTGCTCAAATGGCGAGTGCGCTACCGCGGGATTCGATTTTCAGAGTTGCGGCACCGCTTTTCACAGTTGGTGTTCCAACGGCCAATGCCTTGCGTGCATTCCGTATCTCTCGTACGGGTGTACCTACGACAATCAGTGCTGCAATGGGACTTGTATCGGGGGCAGATGCGACACGCATTGATCGGCTGCATCCAGCGATGATTCCGCTGGATCAGTGCGTGCTTCAGGGATGATGTGACGCTCCGAATCTTGGAGACAGGAGGATACGACGGGCCAAGTCTTTGGCATGACCGGCCCGTCGTGTGGGGGATTGTTGCAAGGGCTTCGGCAGAGACGCCGGACATCGATCGTCTGCTGGTGTTGCATCTCGAGATCGAAGCCCTGGATCGACGTCTGGATCGAACGCGGCTCACCCCGTATTCGTTGCCACCGATTCCTGACCGTGTAGACGCACCGTGGATGCTTGCCTGGGCGACGGCCGGATTGCAGCGGCTTGCCGGCGACAATGTCTCGTTCTTTGGCGCCCGTGAGCTGGAAGAAGCTGGGACCAGCGAGATCGTGGTCGAGTGCGGGCACCAACAGACGGGGCTGTTGGCGCTTCGGATCGCGTTGCAGCAGCTGAATGCAAGTGCAGACGCCAACCGAGTGCGAATGGCGCTGGAATTGGAGCAGGCGTTTGCGAAACGTCTTGCGCCGGTTTCGGCGTCTCGGCGGCCAACGGCTGGACTGGCGTGTATTTTGGAGGCTGCGCGCACGCGGGAGATCCCTATCACGTCGCTCGACCCGCACGGCCTGGTGCGCGAACTGGGACATGGAGTCTACCGGCGGCGGTTGCGCCATACGAGCACATCGAACACGTCCTACCTTGGCACGCTCATCGCGCAAGACAAGCATCTCTCATTGCACTATCTGGCAGAGTGTGGGTTGCCGGTGCCCGACACGTT encodes the following:
- a CDS encoding sugar ABC transporter substrate-binding protein produces the protein MSTQRYRELFNKELNRRKFLAYGAAAGAGAAFLPSALTLAQDGTIDTTEWTPETIVAQAGTLEVDTAAEVAKVVPLDYAGEVSYWYVGPADAEPQITKDIDKEFWEAFAATYPNIKVNITSLTYNDMLDQIRTAALGNAAPMVAKMPILWGVEFAAKGQLQEFGPADAGYPVEEYWPGAMKSVTYDGKTYGVPTNNETMALIWNAAIFEEAGLDPDAPPATWDDLVAYSKQIKDNTGKDGYGLVARVNAGNTPFRFMPAMWAYGGGALDEAAENPTYEEIWVNNDGSKAALQAYYQMYVTDKSVPTSALTNTQTENQAPFIAGTLGMMIAHPSEYAKMNDLAATATGADKEIADQVVENMRYGFLPEGPDRRAVVFGGSNVHVFDPSVVDGGNVDLDAARALIAFMTGPEWSTKLAWVGSNPSNIRGFQTIWMKERLDSIPNLDVTTSMLPYGIPFPVVPESTEIMNIIVPEMLQNALTESMSVEDAANDAAAKIEELRGDGL
- a CDS encoding carbohydrate ABC transporter permease, which encodes MGANYERTAGSRKRFDAWGIAGWIFLFFLMVFTLVPLAWMLSTALKTQLGALQFPPRWIPANPTLDNFKMLLDPNDDIGRRFLRYMLNSLWVSTATTIVGVCVAVPAAYAFSRFRFPGKNALFYGVLLRNMFPAVIFLIPLFILMRNLHLVNSYLSLIITYLTFGLPLSIWLLKGFYDNIPVQLEQAARIDGATRFQAFIKVVMPLSAPGIVATAIYSFILAWNEYVYALTFITDDQKLTVPVGLQRFFSEYVANWPGLMAAAFLMSVPVVIMFMVLQKYFVRALTEGAVKQ
- a CDS encoding enolase C-terminal domain-like protein, whose amino-acid sequence is MAKKQTKAEKPDEIQQIIPDAWPKYAPAGKEPVRIRDLNVILTAPDGIRLVIVKVETSEPGLYGLGCATFTQRPMAVVEAIEHYIKPMAIGRDVHDIEDLFQTGYLSSYWRSGPVLNNALSGLDMALWDIKGKLAGMPVYQLFGGKSRRAANVYVHASGNDFAEVEESAREFWEQGYRYIRCQVAVPNSATYGVSGKSMKAAYHLDPKQESWDPDAYARIVPKLFEHMRAAMGDEVEFLHDIHERVPPITAIRIAKEVEPYRLFFLEDPFAPEDNGYFPLLRQHSAVPIAMGELYVNQAEYIDLVKDRLIDFMRVHISDIGGLTNARKLAAYCEYFGVRTAWHGPGDASPVAHAANLQLDLNTPNFGIQEAYLPPEKTRAVFPGTPEIHDGMMWSNEQPGLGIDIDEKLAAKYPFPEHSINGAWPPVRLKDGTVQRP
- a CDS encoding sugar ABC transporter permease; protein product: MSAITGGQPTADPPPPKKSGPGFFGRLAALPGDIARHWNDYLYIIPALGIMLVVIAYPIFYTVRLSFYSTPANLAMEDKIWVGLDNYKRILQSDSFRNVTMNTLEWTILSTAFAYLIGLGAALVVQREFRGRSVVRGLLLIPWVISYVSAAYIWKWLYHSDYGLINDTLVRLNIVDDNINILDNIHRALPALIIANIWKEFPFAMIMLLAGLQGVPDQLHRAARVDGAGAWARFWHITMPQLKSVSVVTVLLLLLTNLNSFTLVWIMTGGGPAGSTDIWITQIYQLAFGRTRFGIASAYSVILFLVMMSLGYFYVKALTRGDERREG